The sequence TTGATACTTTCAAAGTTTTTGAACTTGAGGACAAGGTCTCTTACCCTGTTTTTAACCAATCCTGATTCATTGGTCGAATCAGATTTGACATTTGAGCATTTAAAATCAACACACCAGGTAATTGATTGTTAACCTGGGCACTAGGCCAGCACCAAATCAACTTGGGCGCTGTTTCTTGGGGCTCAAATTTATGATTTTCTCTCCAAATTTGCTTGAATCTTCATTATTTAAAAACataaccaaaatattttttcataaacTTAATTAGAAACAACCCAAACTGCCCAGGTCAACATgcgtaaaaaatatattataatattgtttaacattctaagttttttttttcgaaattgttTAAACTGGttagatttttttatatataaaaaaattcgtgcttatataaatagaaaaagttAGGCATCACGACCAGTGCAATACAAATTGTCTGGGATAGAAGCTAACGGAATAAAAACAAACCTCATGTAGGTCAACGCCCACTTAACCACATTGTAAGCAGCAAAATTACAAGTTCTACTAATACTATAAAGAAAGCTTAATTACAAACAATAGAGATGATCTATTACAAAATGAGACGTAGTTCTCAATTGCCCAATAAAACTCCTTCCTATTGAACGTATTGATAACTATTTTCCCCACAACTAGTTAGATTGATACATGCTATGTTATAATTCATATATCGTCGTATGAAAAGTTTGAATTATAATACAAAGACAAAGGTAATGTCCTATAGTTTTAGCCATTATTGTAACATAAAACTAGAAATATAATTAGGTAcatatacaattaatgtataacatattatgtatatttattaaatgTACGATTTCtctgtatatatgtattttcaaatatatatagtaCGCAAAAGACTTGttgatatatatgttatattttattttaatctattctTAATAATCTTACTGATATTATATTTTAGCTAGATGTCTTTTAAGaccttatatattaattaataatttatttattttatttacaaatattaatttcCTCTGTGCCGAAATCTTCTTTTTTATTCAATCGTGTCCATTTTAATCGTTAATACAATATTTGTTTTTCTAAGTATGAGCTATACTATATATAGCTatagattattaattaatactaacatatatattatagaaGATCAGTATTAGTGAATAGCTAACTTTAAAAGAAAGATAGTCCTTCTTAGTCCTTAATTatatatctttatttattttttattttataagcaATTTGTCAATTTGCACGCGATTGGACACAAATGAAGATTTTGgtacatttaataaaataataaaaacaaaaaattaaaaagagacTATATAATTTGTAATTAAGCTAAATTAATATATTCAATTCTTCTATGTGTTTACATGTGTGTCATGGCCTCATTTCAAATCGTATAATTGTTTGCATGCCcttattaatttagaaaaaatatggagaaattaatataattataatgtcctaattatattttttagtttattatttttacaacaataatttattcaatatatatttcttgAGCGTATAATATATATGCGATTACTTatactaaattattattattattattattattattattattattattattattattattattattattattattatgtaatttCTAAACAAATcggtatgtatatataattcgCAAAAATCACATGATgtaactataattttttttttttttttgaaagatgatgtaactataattaattaactgatccaatagaaaagattaatataaatatacttatggatatatattttttttgaaatggaatatatatatattattaaatggtGCAGCTTTCTTCATTGGAAGATTAGATATGGTACATGCATGTATAACAATTTAATGAATTAGCAAACATTCCACTaattctattaattaattaattaattatattaatgtacGTATTCCCTACTTTATTCAACCCTAATCAAACCGAAACATTTCCCTTCATACAATATAAATACACACATACCATTCTAATAATAATCAAACACTACAATTTATATCTCCATCTAAACCATATATCATTATACCTTTCTCAAACTATATACACACCATCATAACTCCTAAGTATAATATGTcttccaataatattttcatgatGAGCTTCATTCTTTGCCCTATGATCATGTTTATGTTGTCAGCTGCAGCAACACCAACTACTACATCTTTCAATGTATTGTTAGGTTTTGGGGCGAAACCTGACGGCATAACAGACTCTACTGATTCATTCCTACGTGCATGGGAAGCTGCATGTGCCTCTACAGACGACGCTCTCATATATGTTCCCAAGGGTAGGTATTTGGTTCGTCCGCTCGCCTTTAAAGGTCCATGCAAAAGCCTCCATATCACCGTCCGAATCGATGGTACACTCGTTGCCCCAGAGGACTATCAAGTGTTGGGTGGTGCTGAGAATTGGCTTAACTTCCAAAGAGTTAGCGGTGTTTCTATTGTTGGTGGTGCATTTGATGCTAGAGGCCCTGCCTTGTGGGCTTGTAAGGCCAATCCAGCCAACAATTGTCCTTCTGGAGCCACGGTGCGTATTTAAATGAGGTTATTACattatatattgaaatttttaattttttttcttttttactgtgggctagaatttttttaaaaaatattgtatttttttattcaaaaaatactgtgttaagtttttattgttgttccatggttgttttttagttgttctactgttgtttttaattgtttaattgTAAATTTACAATtgttttaagttgttttataaaaagacagtatttttgtaaaaaaaatcgtgtgacagtaaaattgtaaatttttacccaaattcagtatatatttttgtaaaaaccccTATTTAAATCATACTGAAATATTACAATAGTTATTTGtgctaatttaaataaatattgaaaacATTGATATTATTTTGAGTGCACATATCATTCATTATTTGTGATATTTTGtataatatttgatattattttgtaatatttgtgaTATTGTTagactaaatattttttttgttaactaTTTGCATGTAGACTTTGAGCATTACATACTCCAAAGATATAAAAATTATCGGATTGATGTCGTTGAACAGTCAAATGTTTCACATTGTGATAAATCATTGTGAGAATGTGGAAATGAGAGGAGTAAAGATAATAGCCCATGGCGACAGCCCCAACACCGATGGCATCCATGTTCAACTCTCCAAAAATGTTGTCATCTTTAACTCCGTCGTGGGAACTGGAGACGATTGTGTTTCCATCGGTCCTGGAACTCAAAATCTTTGGATTGAACGCATGACTTGTGGTCCTGGTCATGGCATTAGCATCGGAAGTCTAGCTAAAAACATGGAAGAGGAGGGTGTCCAAAATGTAACAGTGAAGCAAATTATTTTCACAGGCACTCAAAATGGGATTAGGATCAAATCATGGGCTAAACTTAGCAATGGCTTCGTTGAAAGTGTTCATTTCTCGAACATTGTCATGAGAAACGTTCAAAATCCAATCATAATTGATCAAAACTATTGCCCTAGCCACATCAATTGCCCAACTGAAGTAATAATTATTCTCAAAACTTTAATTAGCCAAAATACTACacttaatttcttttcttaatACATATagctatttttttaatgttattaaCTAAGATATCGAACATATGATTGTGTGTATATTACAGGTTTCCAGCATAAAGATCAACAACATtacttacaaaaatataaaaggaACATCTGCAACATTAGTAGCTACAAAGTTCGATTGTAGCTCGGGATATCCATGCAATGGCATCAGATTAGAGGATATTAACTTAACTTTTCGAAACAAATCAGCTCAATCCTTTTGTGCCAATGCAAATGGAAAATCTTTTGGCTCAGTTCTACCTGATAGTTGTTTATCAAATTCAGGAATATAATTACTTTAATTCCTTttctttgtataattaattattttattatttgttgtaATTTTGTATATCATTtattatattcttttttatttaaaccactattatttaatttattaattgttaTTTCTATTCTTTCTATATAAATTCAATTCTTATCCCAATTTGATGACTACATTCACATGTTTAATATATGCAGTtataaattcaagatattatttcggacttattaattgaaaaactaataattaaataaaaaattatctctTAATTAATTTGAGAACTaagtataatataaaaattagttcTACATTCTGATGAAGTCTTAAGTAAAGGTGcatcataaatataaaaatgttatgatataataatatttttcttaaaagaaaaattttaaggTGATGTAAAActtaatacattttaaattattacaacttattttattaatttataaaaggtATAGACATAGATTATGtgaaaaattactaataataAGTTGATCAGTGCATTGAGGATATTACATGGCAAAATATGAACACAATATTTTAAgcttatttaatgattaataacacaagaagtttcatgaaTTAAATAACCTATTTTACAATAGTCTAAAAGCCTAAAAGGTCTTGCCAATATGAAAGTGTGTATTAAGacataatatataaagaaatttaaaagcACACGATTGAACACAAATGAAGATTGCATGCATAGAAATATTATAGtgctaaataaaacaaaatttaatttactaatttattaatatccATAAAGTAATAGTTTTATCTTCTGAATTTTTTGTGTAGCCAAAATTCTTTCAAATATTTTGTCCCTTCAAATATATCTCCAGTCTATTTATATAGATTATGGTTTACAAATTCTTAAAATATGTAAACCATAATCTACATATAGAGCGTACGTTTGTATGTTTAGTGTCGataaattgattttgattaacaTTAAGTTAATTTGATTGACAATCTACAAATATGGCTAACAAACGGcttgaaaaaaattgaaagagagCAAATTGTTCGCAATAATTCGAGGTGAATttttaacccaaaaaaaaaagttcagaAGGAATTTTGGCCACGCTAAGAAGTTTTAGGACAGATCCCCATATATAGTTCAAGACTATTtaccttttaaaatatattaagagTAGAAAAAAGAATGTATAGAGGTAGGAACAAATAAAATATACCAGTGAAATCAAAAACaatttaaatatacatatatactatcAACAAAGTCTTAATATTTTgcgtaaaataaaaattgacaaaaatataattaagtaaaAATTAAGCAAAGTAATATTCAAGTGTCTTTAATTTCTGTATGTGTACATGTATATATGGAgaattatatgtataatttattgtattacactatataaatataatattacaaataatcattaaaaataactttttagtcacattttttgtaattaagtgtgattttagtcacaacaaaaaattaattgtgactaaaacataacatttagatacataaatatattagttacaacaaattgtgatttttgtaactaatatcTTTAACTAACCACGGATTtatcacaacataagaatgttaatttataatttttttgtagtgtatatatttattaagtgTAAATTAAATCCAAATTAATGGATAAGGTTAATTACGTACCATTAATTACAAAATTGTTAATATacaattttgttaattaattaagcaaTCGGCTGTTGTTAGCTGACTGAGAATTAGCCaccaaattattatataatataatattaaaactcATTCCTCATCATGATGAGTTGAAAACATACACAGATAATAAGAAgaaacaacataaaatattaagaaGAAAAGATTTCAGGTAAGGCAGCCAAATGTATAGctcattattattgttattaattatagctgttaattaaaattaattggagaacttaattattaatattatcatgacaaatattattaattaatgaccGGCGCAGCTTTCTTCATTATAATGGGAATCATACATGCATGCATTAATAGCAATTTAATAGgccattaatatatatatatatatatatatttatatatctatacatATTATAGCTAGCTATACATCCTTAAACCCTAATCAAACCCTACAATATGTTCAAATAGCTATACTATaaatacacacacatatatcatTCTAAATTCACACACAACACTTTATACCATATTCAATAAGCATTATATGCCTAATAATTATTCCAATAACAttttgatgatgaagatgagtttgtttattttatacCCACTAATCATGTTGATATTGTTAGCTTTTCCAACATCATCAACTTCATCTTTCAATGTTTTGATGGGATTTGGGGCCAAACCCAATGGCCTAACTGACTCTACCGAAGCATTCCTACGTGCATGGGAAGCTGCATGTGCCTCTACTCATGATACCCTCATATACGTCCCGAAAGGAAGGTATTTGCTTCGCCCACTGGTCTTCAAAGGTCCTTGCAAAAGCCCCCATATCACCTTCCGAATTGATGGCACCCTTGTTGCCCCACAGGACTACCGAGTGTTGGGTCGAGCGCAGAATTGGCTTAACTTCCAAAGGGTTACCGGTGTTTCTATTGTTGGTGGTGCACTCGACGCTAAAGGCCCTGCATTGTGGGCTTGTAAGGCCAATTCAGCAAAGTCATGTCCATCTGGAGCAACGGTACGTAATATAAagagattatttcacaaatatacaaaaataataaataaattataaaatatacgctgtacggaattttaaatatgtttacgatttttatgattttatttatagaaaatacagtttttttatgttgttttagttGTTGCttgaatgttattttcatgttacttttatgtaattttcttgttattttaatagaatattgtaaaaaaatatataaaaaaaaatctttaaatgtaaaaatataaaaattttacgAAAAATAGTATTTCATATAATTAttcttaatataaattatatactaATAATATGTGCATAAAAAATATGTACTAAAATAATATAGATAATATATGTGATTGATACAAAAAGCTTAAAATATATTTACGTGCCCATATATATTACTTTataaatattatgtatataaagTTGTTTGTTAGAAACATTAAACTGAGACTTAACTTGCTAAATCATTCTTAATATCAATCAAATAACAATTATCttactatatatatttacatgcaGACTTTGAGCATCACATACTCTAAGGATATCAAAATCACTGGATTGTTGTCATTGAATAGCCAAATGTTCCACATTGTGATAAACCATTGTGAGAATGTAGAGATGAGAGGAGTGAGAATCATTGCCCATCGCGACAGTCCCAACACCGATGGCATTCATGTTCAGCTCTCTAAAAATGTTGCTATCTTCAACTCCGCTATAGGAACCGGGGACGATTGTGTTTCCATCGGCCCCGGAACTCAAAATCTCTGGATCGAACGCATGGCTTGTGGTCCTGGTCATGGCATTAGTATCGGGAGTCTGGCTAAGGACATGAATGAGGAAGGAGTCCAAAATGTAACCGTGAAGCAAGTTGTTTTCACAGGCACTCAAAATGGGATCAGGATCAAATCATGGGCCAAGCCTAGTAAGGGCTTCGTCGAAAGTGTTCACTTCTCGAATATCGTTATGAGAAACGTTCAAAATCCAATCATAATTGACCAAAACTACTGCCCAAGTCACGTCAATTGCCCAGATCATGTAATTACTCTAAGAACTACTTAATCACTTTTTCTAATAATGATTATTTGCGTACATATAAAATATTGATCatgttttttttatgtatattttacaGGCATCGGGCATAAAAATTAAGGATATAACTTATGAAAATATCAAAGGAACATCTGCAACAACAATAGCAACAAAATTCGATTGTAGCCCTGGAAATCCATGCAGTGGAATTAGATTGGAAGATGTGAATTTAACTTTCCAAAACAAACCAGCTCAATCCCTTTGTGCCAATGCCAAGGGAATATCTTTTGGCACTGTTTTACCAAATAGTTGCTTATCAAATtgattgtgtatatatatttatatagaattatttccctttattttattttgtataattaattatttgattaattctttgttttttatatatcatcacttcattatttattttttcaattcttTTACATTAGTCTTACAATGATTGTTGTAATTTAACTTTCTCACGCCATTTGATCATGAATATATTACAATATCCACTTGTTGAATATTTGAGTATTCcattaattgtatttatttgaaaaacttAATTAGTGAAAAtacttcttattttaattattttttaaaaatatatatatttattgtcacaaataaatttaaatctaCAACCTTATAATTTACAGCAACagaatatatcattggaaatatattatcattaatacaACATATTATAGGGGCACAAATAACATGAGatcagatatataaatatatatgtttaaaggTTAAtaatttgagaaaataaaataaatattttatattttttactgAGAAactaaaagtaaaagaaaaacataaagATAACATAATTGTAAAATATCATGAGATTCACCTTATATGTATTGTTCCTTTATATTTGGATTTGATTCTGAAAAACTGTCTACAGAGTTAGTTAGGCATAGTTAGTTATAACAGCTAGTGGTTGTTATGTAATTGTTCCCTTTTGTTGCTTATTTTTCGTTTCTTTGTTCTGTAACAAACTCTGTACTCAGCTTTCTATAAATACCATGCTCTAATCAAGACTTGCTAACTTTTGCAAAGTCTTGTGATTCAATTTTTCAATTGTGTCCTCCTAGAATTGCATAGATAAGTTCAACAGATTTTACATGGTATCAAATAGCGTTTGACCAACGTCTTCATGGATCCTCGACACCCTGAACTCACTGCTCAAACTCCTGCTCCAAACTCTGCTACTCCGGCTTCTCCAGCCATTCAACAATGGAGTCCTTTTCAGAATTCCCTGAATTCTTCCCTCACTGTTCGATTGGATCGAACCAATTTTCTTGCGTGGAAATTGCAAGTCATCCCCACTGTCATCGGTCATGGTCTCGATGATATACTGCTCACTGGTATTGCTCCCGCTCGAGTTCTTGTCAATGGCGCCACCAATCCCGAATTTACCACCTGAAAACGCAAAGATCAATTACTGCTCAGTTGGTTAAGATCTTCTATGACAGAAACCATTCTTGGTTCTCTGGCTCAACATAATACCTCTCATGAAGCTTGGCGTGCCCT is a genomic window of Cannabis sativa cultivar Pink pepper isolate KNU-18-1 chromosome 9, ASM2916894v1, whole genome shotgun sequence containing:
- the LOC115723984 gene encoding polygalacturonase-like yields the protein MSSNNIFMMSFILCPMIMFMLSAAATPTTTSFNVLLGFGAKPDGITDSTDSFLRAWEAACASTDDALIYVPKGRYLVRPLAFKGPCKSLHITVRIDGTLVAPEDYQVLGGAENWLNFQRVSGVSIVGGAFDARGPALWACKANPANNCPSGATTLSITYSKDIKIIGLMSLNSQMFHIVINHCENVEMRGVKIIAHGDSPNTDGIHVQLSKNVVIFNSVVGTGDDCVSIGPGTQNLWIERMTCGPGHGISIGSLAKNMEEEGVQNVTVKQIIFTGTQNGIRIKSWAKLSNGFVESVHFSNIVMRNVQNPIIIDQNYCPSHINCPTEVSSIKINNITYKNIKGTSATLVATKFDCSSGYPCNGIRLEDINLTFRNKSAQSFCANANGKSFGSVLPDSCLSNSGI
- the LOC115723985 gene encoding polygalacturonase-like, with amino-acid sequence MPNNYSNNILMMKMSLFILYPLIMLILLAFPTSSTSSFNVLMGFGAKPNGLTDSTEAFLRAWEAACASTHDTLIYVPKGRYLLRPLVFKGPCKSPHITFRIDGTLVAPQDYRVLGRAQNWLNFQRVTGVSIVGGALDAKGPALWACKANSAKSCPSGATTLSITYSKDIKITGLLSLNSQMFHIVINHCENVEMRGVRIIAHRDSPNTDGIHVQLSKNVAIFNSAIGTGDDCVSIGPGTQNLWIERMACGPGHGISIGSLAKDMNEEGVQNVTVKQVVFTGTQNGIRIKSWAKPSKGFVESVHFSNIVMRNVQNPIIIDQNYCPSHVNCPDHASGIKIKDITYENIKGTSATTIATKFDCSPGNPCSGIRLEDVNLTFQNKPAQSLCANAKGISFGTVLPNSCLSN